The Quercus lobata isolate SW786 chromosome 4, ValleyOak3.0 Primary Assembly, whole genome shotgun sequence genome segment ACCGGTAAGATCCACACATATAAATTCAGCGCACCTCACTTAAATTTATTGCAACACTTGAATTGTAGTCAACAACAAATTGGACTACAAGTTTCATTACATACATGCTGCTATTAACTTCACTTTACCACAACAAAACCAGCCACTAGTTGGTGACCAACAAGCACACTGCCAATACAACAGAATAATTTGCCAATTGTTGAAAATCCATGGGTCTTGATCTTTATGACCATAAAAAATAGGTGGTTGGGAGATTACCAtgataatctaaaataataagtctcaaaaaataagggaacaaGAACCAGAACTTGAAAATGTTGGCTGCCTGGTTGATGTGCTCTTAAGTCTAAACCAATGATTATGGGGTTGGTGGGTTGGCACAGCTGAAAGCTCAAAGATTCTTATTGGGCTTTGCGGGCTATGGTGTGGGCTTCCAATAAtttgttttgtgggtttgttttaGGTTTGACTTAGTTGGTTTAAGTTTTTAATGGCTGTGTTGGGGTTTTATTGGGGTTGGGTAAAGGGTTCTTCGGCTTCTTATATGGGTTGGGTTGTGACAGTTTGTAAGATTTTAATATGAATCAGGTTGGGTGAAAGTTAGGTTTTTTTTCAATGGATCAGCGTTTGGTGACCTCTTGGGTGGTGGGACTCTTCGATGGTGTAGAGGACTTTGGCGATGGCCCtttttttatggttattttttggCAATGGTGGCAGGGTAGCTGGGCACTGTGGTTGGGTTTTCACAGATGGTTTTCAGATGGGAGGGTTTGCTGTTTGACTTGGGTTATGTGGCTGATGGGTTACAGTGATTTGATGGGATGAGAAACATGGCaaaggatttttatttagtttagattTTCCAGTGGATGGAATATGGTGGTTTGGTTGTGCAGtggtgggattttgggtttgacTTGGGTGTCTGGTGTGAAAAACGACGGtggtgaggttttttttttattttttttaaactagatGACTATCGGTGATGCTCAAATGGATTGGAATTTGCTCTCATAACATGTTGTTGTAGGACAATatcaatagaaaaataaaagaacaaaaattctGGTTGTGCTCCCACATCACAATGTAGCTTGATCTTAGCCTTATTCAGTTGTCAGTAATTTAGATGGGATAGACATGAACCACAACAGCTAATGCAAAGCAACAATCCAACCATATAAACTTCAAAATCTGAAAATGATGAGGTCTTggtgcacaatttttttttaatcaaaatttaataagaaaTATGCAAAAAGAAAACATCAATTTATTGTAATACTGCAGGTTGAAAGTTCCCGATTAACAAAGAATATAAAGGAACGTTAGGTGCTTACCTTTTCATACTCACCCCAAGGAGCTTTTCCAGTGAGCATTTCAATATTAGTACAACCCAAACTCCAAATATCTACAACAAGAGCAACATCAGAGCTGGAATCTCTCTGCAACACAGCTTGCATGAGCTGCAGAAAGATAATGATCTCAGTAGGGGAAGATAAAGACCTATGACAAATTGATGTAGCAGCAAGAAAATACCTCTGTAGCCATCCAGCATGGACTTCCCTTTAAAGAGAGATCAGCTGCTTGTTCAGTAAGCTGTGCAACAAGAAGTCCCAAATTGAACATGATGATACACCCAACTTATAGAATTAGGTATCACTGCTAAACAAAGGTATTCACCGATATTTCTCTGAATTATCTTCAGCTTATTACTGTGGCCAGGGGGAAATTAGATTCTAGCAATAACAACAAACTCCTGCCAAAGGATTCACAAGTTTAAAAGCAGGCACCTCAACATCCACCTACATGCTTGACGAATTGGAATTGAATAAAACACAGAGAGAAATGCAATAATACCAATTGTAATATTTTACAAGAGCATTCTTCATACTAAGGATTACACTTCACTGATTCTGCTTTCTCGTAATAGGGGCCATGCTGTTGTCACAACCATAGACTCGATCACAATTGAGCATTTGAGCATACAAACAtcaatttatcttcttttttaaagaaaattatccATAAGTATTGATAATCTtgtttaatgagaaaataaggaACAAGTAGGTGAAGTAAAGATATTTTTTCACCAAAAGTTCAAGAAGACAAGGGACTGTTAAGGAGAGTCTTTATacaggaagaagaagaagacggaAGAAATACCATCTACTAAATGTCAAAAGGAAGAATGACTGCATCCAAAGAAAATCATTATGCaagataaaaatcaaaacacaagATGATACaataaagaagacaaagaagaagacaacaatCTCACATGTTTAGCCATCCCAAAATCAGCAAGCATGACAACTCCAGATGAATCAACAAGCAAATTAGCCCCTCTGATGTCCCTATTgagacaagaaaagaaaaactttccTAATGTCGTATTAAGCAAATTAGCCCCAAGACTACTACAACCACGTTAAAGTGATGCATAGAAATTTCACATGCGTAAGTGTTAAATTCTAATTTGCGAGTTGCAGCACTAAGTAGATTGTTTtaacaaatcaaatcaaacgTGAATTGTACCTGTGAATTGTCTTTGTGATATGCAAGTATGCCAACCCAGAGAGAATATGGCGAGTAAAATTGTGAACAACAGACTCTGTTATGGTTCCAAAATATTCATGAACATATCTGTTAATGGAACTAGGATGAACATACTCTAGATATATAAAAAACTGGTCATCGACCTCCATATGCACAACAATATTCATACATTGCATCAAGGACACTACTGTAAACAACAATGAGAATTTCTAAACATGCAACTGGGAGAATACTCACTATTTCGCTACCATAATAATGCACAATATTTGGATGCTTCAGCTGGCTGAGAACTTTGATTTCCTGAAACAAATAATTGGAATAATAGAGGCATGAGGCAAGAAagccaaacaaataattataaagaCAATTTAccaaatactaataataataatatatttatttgggAAAGTTTTAAAGCTGAACATTTGAAAACATATGtcatagtaataataaattaggGCAAAAGCTTGACATGTTTGatttcaatatataattatagAGCAAACTAGTAGTGCAATAAATTCTGGAGAATGACCTGCTGTAACTGCTTTATACACACTGCAGATTTTGGGTCATCAGGAAATAATTCAATTTCCTTCATTGCACATAAAGCTCCAGTTTCTTTGTAAGAAAAGAGTAACTGTACTAAAGACATTGCTGCAGGTAAATAAACTAGCATAAGAATTACATCAAACATATATACCTGTTGGTGGCCAAATAAACACTTCCAAATGAACCGCGCCCAATAAGTCTTCCTTTTTGCCGTTGGCTATTCATCCATAATGACTCTGATTCAGCTATAGGTTGGGGAGTGGGAGCAGACGGTGAAGGCGTGGCTGCTCTAGGAGAAAGAGGTAATGGATGGACTTCTACAGGAAAATTACTTTCATTTTGCACTGTTGAGGTTTCAAGGGATTATTTAGAGTgataagttatttatttaaataaaaagatataagtGGATTTTCCATTCTCTCCACAGCCTCCAAAATATTGGGTCAATAGAAATCCAACTCAATTGAAACactttaattgtttaaccaaaagaaaattgttgagTGTGTTCATTAAGTGCATTCACTATTATTAATTGTAAAAGAGATGTTAATAAAAcctgaatacaaaaatttaaataataattttacatctcaaaaagcaagaaaatggtttttaaacaaaagagaaaaaattataagatagaaaattaaataaacattatttaATCAGTATTTAAATATTAAGAAACATCTCACTGAAAATGTATTGAGCCCCCGGAAACAGTTTACTTTTACTATGAAAAGGATTCACTAGCACTTTAAATAACTTCCACTAATATGCAAACAATACTTCCTAAAAAAACCTAGccaattaaaaagtaaaattacacacacacacaatagaATAGAGAGATGAAAGTACCTTCAATTTTGTCATCAGGACAAAG includes the following:
- the LOC115986451 gene encoding uncharacterized protein LOC115986451 — its product is MAAAYVGGAALEATFLEVFAVLHDTVKNVGSKAHMFKPILKHLESTLDRLLPMIKDIKLLSQQLDCPEEETLGLIEEMKKGEKLVRKCSKILWWNYCFKVHYAIKLCKLDEDIARFGQVDLQMRKTTLVQMLCPDDKIEAMSLVQLLFSYKETGALCAMKEIELFPDDPKSAVCIKQLQQEIKVLSQLKHPNIVHYYGSEISLLFTILLAIFSLGWHTCISQRQFTGTSEGLICLLIHLELSCLLILGWLNILLNKQLISL